A single window of Lutzomyia longipalpis isolate SR_M1_2022 chromosome 1, ASM2433408v1 DNA harbors:
- the LOC129786154 gene encoding mpv17-like protein 2, whose amino-acid sequence MRIFYILCTKVPGKVVKSIPSSARKVVPPTTYTRIWGSLFGKYLLLTNTISSGILMGLGDIMSQEIEYRTNLIQKRYDWKRIGQMFLVGCLAGPFHHVFYKWMDRILPKADVLTSAKKIMLDQTIFSPFCIITFFYSAGILEEKSIKECHKELKEKFFTVYFADWTIWPAAQFINFYFLPPQYRVLYINVVTMFYNVFLCYVKHTETSFFKFLEPEKEKKIKEN is encoded by the exons ATGCGAATCTTCTACATTCTGTGCACAAAAGTGCCTGGGAAAGTGGTGAAAAGTATTCCCAGTTCAGCTAGAAAGGTAGTCCCTCCCACAACCTATACAAGGATATGGGGATccctatttgggaaatatctTCTCCTCACAAATACCATAAGTTCGGGCATTCTTATGGGTTTGGGGGATATTATGTCTCAGGAAATTGAATATCGTACAAATCTCATTCAGAAACGTTATGATTGGAAAAGAAttg GACAAATGTTCCTTGTTGGATGCTTGGCAGGACCATTTCATCATGTCTTCTACAAATGGATGGATAGAATTTTACCCAAAGCCGACGTTTTAACATcggcaaagaaaattatgttggaccaaacaattttctcacctttctgCATTATTACCTTTTTCTACTCAGCTGGAATTCTCGAGGAAAAAAGCATCAAAGAATGCCACAAAgaactcaaagaaaaattctttactgtttatttt gCTGATTGGACTATTTGGCCTGCAgcacaatttattaatttttacttccTCCCACCGCAATATCGAgttttgtacataaatgtCGTCACAATGTTCTACAATGTGTTCCTCTGCTATGTGAAGCACACAGAAACGTCCTTCTTCAAATTCTTAGAGCcagagaaggagaagaaaatcaaagaaaattaa
- the LOC129786187 gene encoding transcription elongation factor 1 homolog: MGRRKSKRKPPPKRKAIQPLDQQFNCPFCNHEKSCEVKMDKSRNSARITCRVCLEDYQTTINFLSEPIDVYNDWVDACEYVNKAN, encoded by the exons ATGGGTCGAAGGAAGTCAAAGCGGAAGCCACCACCGAAGAGGAAGGCAATCCAGCCACTGGATCAGCAATTCAACTGTCCTTTCTGCAATCACGAAAAGTCTTGTGAagtaaaaat gGATAAAAGTCGAAATTCCGCAAGGATAACGTGTCGAGTTTGTTTAGAAGACTACCAGACGACGATAAACTTCCTATCGGAACCAATTGATGTCTACAATGACTGGGTTGATGCTTGCGAATATGTGAACAAGGCAAACTAA
- the LOC129786126 gene encoding uncharacterized protein LOC129786126 isoform X1: MSLFHFTFKRIQGVFLLNSSRINIKNIDFAAFSRSSGARVKNNAWMMYHGTRTLATQEITKNIHLHSDEPKDVTTDHRTLRLIKPIDKPLAVLFMWLQVKQKHLVKFAQIYNDCGFDVVTVQITPWQLLWPTKGTQLVASDVIRFLYNNTAFNPILLHGFSVGAYVWGECLVKIATDEKKYQSLTDRICGQVWDSAADVTEVPVGVPKALFPRNPTLQSALRKYMMYHMKAFHESATSHYIRSSQMFHSTIVRKPALFLLSKTDPVGTYAANSRVRENWEANGVNVTWKCWDKSPHVQHFLKHRDEYIQSLFEYLASLKVLKQHEKMRAKL; the protein is encoded by the exons atgtcaCTTTTCCACTTCACTTTTAAGAGAATCCAAGGTGTATTCCTTCTAAATTCGAGtagaattaatataaaaaatattgattttgcgGCATTTAGTCGAAGCAGCGGAGCCAGAGTTAAAAAT aacGCTTGGATGATGTATCATGGAACAAGAACTTTGGCAACTCAAGAAATCACCAAGAATATTCATCTGCACAGCGATGAACCGAAGGACGTAACAACTGATCACAGAACATTGAG ATTAATTAAACCAATAGATAAGCCCCTGGCTGTTCTATTCATGTGGCTTCAAGTAAAGCAGAAGCACCTGGTTAAATTTGCCCAGATCTACAATGATTGCGGGTTTGATGTTGTAACAGTTCAAATAACACCATGGCAATTACTGTGGCCAACGAAGGGTACCCAACTTGTGGCATCCGATGTCATTAGGTTCCTCTACAACAATACAGCATTTAATCCCATCCTATTGCATGGGTTTTCCGTCGGGGCCTACGTTTGGGGGGAATGCCTCGTTAAAATTGCAACTGATGAGAAgaa atACCAGAGCCTTACGGATAGAATATGTGGGCAAGTTTGGGATAGTGCTGCCGATGTTACAGAAGTACCAGTCGGTGTACCCAAAGCACTTTTCCCTCGCAATCCCACACTTCAGTCTGCACTTCGAAAATACATGAT GTATCATATGAAGGCATTCCATGAATCGGCTACATCGCACTACATTCGATCTAGTCAAATGTTTCACAGTACGATCGTACGTAAGCCAGCTCTATTCCTTCTCTCAAAGACAGATCCTGTGGGAACTTATGCTGCCAATTCAAGAGTTCGc gAAAACTGGGAAGCAAATGGTGTAAATGTGACTTGGAAGTGCTGGGATAAATCACCACATGTGCAGCACTTCCTCAAGCACCGAGATGAATACATACAGAGCCTTTTTGAGTATTTGGCAAGCCTGAAGGTTCTGaagcaacatgaaaaaatgaGGGCAAAATTGTGA
- the LOC129786126 gene encoding uncharacterized protein LOC129786126 isoform X2, whose protein sequence is MNGGTTYNAWMMYHGTRTLATQEITKNIHLHSDEPKDVTTDHRTLRLIKPIDKPLAVLFMWLQVKQKHLVKFAQIYNDCGFDVVTVQITPWQLLWPTKGTQLVASDVIRFLYNNTAFNPILLHGFSVGAYVWGECLVKIATDEKKYQSLTDRICGQVWDSAADVTEVPVGVPKALFPRNPTLQSALRKYMMYHMKAFHESATSHYIRSSQMFHSTIVRKPALFLLSKTDPVGTYAANSRVRENWEANGVNVTWKCWDKSPHVQHFLKHRDEYIQSLFEYLASLKVLKQHEKMRAKL, encoded by the exons atgaaCGGCGGAAcgacatat aacGCTTGGATGATGTATCATGGAACAAGAACTTTGGCAACTCAAGAAATCACCAAGAATATTCATCTGCACAGCGATGAACCGAAGGACGTAACAACTGATCACAGAACATTGAG ATTAATTAAACCAATAGATAAGCCCCTGGCTGTTCTATTCATGTGGCTTCAAGTAAAGCAGAAGCACCTGGTTAAATTTGCCCAGATCTACAATGATTGCGGGTTTGATGTTGTAACAGTTCAAATAACACCATGGCAATTACTGTGGCCAACGAAGGGTACCCAACTTGTGGCATCCGATGTCATTAGGTTCCTCTACAACAATACAGCATTTAATCCCATCCTATTGCATGGGTTTTCCGTCGGGGCCTACGTTTGGGGGGAATGCCTCGTTAAAATTGCAACTGATGAGAAgaa atACCAGAGCCTTACGGATAGAATATGTGGGCAAGTTTGGGATAGTGCTGCCGATGTTACAGAAGTACCAGTCGGTGTACCCAAAGCACTTTTCCCTCGCAATCCCACACTTCAGTCTGCACTTCGAAAATACATGAT GTATCATATGAAGGCATTCCATGAATCGGCTACATCGCACTACATTCGATCTAGTCAAATGTTTCACAGTACGATCGTACGTAAGCCAGCTCTATTCCTTCTCTCAAAGACAGATCCTGTGGGAACTTATGCTGCCAATTCAAGAGTTCGc gAAAACTGGGAAGCAAATGGTGTAAATGTGACTTGGAAGTGCTGGGATAAATCACCACATGTGCAGCACTTCCTCAAGCACCGAGATGAATACATACAGAGCCTTTTTGAGTATTTGGCAAGCCTGAAGGTTCTGaagcaacatgaaaaaatgaGGGCAAAATTGTGA
- the LOC129786125 gene encoding uncharacterized protein LOC129786125: MDWVENDETNTERSSSTSSTPNLVDSSQNSSGKKLISTQVNSVNHQENLTNFSQLVSNNDSLSDDEMSDFSINESEDEENITGNGVQNCGRSSNQRVIYTNGGTVLKNGQVVRKIFTNTRERWRQQNVSGAFAELRKLVPTHPPDKKLSKNEILRMAIRYIHLLTNVLEWQKQQEQKNENAENIINNSQSQQKTERKRFSISLPIKTKMSCRIASSSDIIQKIISANGGEKPINLIAGQPFLNCDRTIIKTEYIESPYKDFKQEHKYLISGEKQIHFERYSEEQDVLQLATNCTDIKSTRIGTPPKTKTTKFKKKNSAQDKTNQSTDEDKRN; the protein is encoded by the exons ATGGATTGGGTAGAAAATGACGAAACTAATACGGAGCGGAGTAGTTCGACATCATCTACGCCCAATCTTGTGGATTCAAGTCAAAATAGTAgtgggaaaaaattaatttcaactcAAGTGAATAGTGTGAACCATcaggaaaatttaacaaatttttcccaacttGTGAGTAACAATGATTCCCTTTCCGACGATGAAATGTCTGACTTCTCTATAAATGAAtctgaagatgaagaaaatatcacAGGAAATG gtgtgcaaaattgtgggagAAGCTCAAATCAGAGAGTGATTTATACAAATGGAGGGACTGTGCTTAAAAATGGGCAagttgtgaggaaaattttcacaaacacCCGAGAAAGATGGAGGCAACAGAATGTTTCGGGAGCTTTTGCGGAATTGCGAAAATTGGTACCGACACACCCTccagataaaaaattatcaaaaaatgaaattcttcgaATGGCCATCCG CTACATCCATTTGTTGACAAATGTCTTGGAGTGGCAAAAGCAACAGGaacaaaagaatgaaaatgcagaaaatatcATTAATAATTCCCAATCCCAACAGAAGACCGaaagaaagagattttcaattagTCTTCCTATAAAGACCAAAATGTCCTGCAGAATTGCAAGTTCATCGGATATCATTCAAAAGATTATTTCAGCAAATGGCGGTGAGAAGCCGATTAATTTGATTGCAGGACAACCTTTCTTGAATTGCGATCGAACAATAATTAAAACGGAATACATTGAGAGTCCTTACAAGGACTTTAAGCAGGAgcacaaatatttaatatcgGGTGAGAAACAAATACATTTTGAACGGTACTCCGAAGAACAAGATGTTCTTCAACTTGCCACAAATTGTACGGATATTAAATCAACGCGAATTGGTACACCACCCAAAACAAAGACGacaaagtttaaaaagaaaaattcagctCAAGATAAAACCAACCAAAGCACCGATGAAGATAAAAGGAACTAG
- the LOC129786061 gene encoding uncharacterized protein LOC129786061 isoform X1 produces the protein MEFSEVESHCYYTHTFNMLRYVDCYKCVKDILTQSKDIEVPKAHSIRELIANSDEMGLRFPNERYRLRNQPPSSHPSIEEEASSVYPFVFENVFVLFCRFLEHKLKYGSEIEKSIYSGMKIEDFVERLLVKRCVSFFGKKNRFLLRTGEIGNDNFKLIGTDDEEPPLVMRDYLTLDEIKLASFISISSRSKNQVTIGICSLQLDKKGLMDYQDIILGKSQNCQENGYGPKPKKNCSEEMEKNFHRRSLWNDFYSHKSPIYGHINKKGVQRAGYRSPKTLKSFVKIEGTTDVCDCSALEKRYSSIIFPLLIESNSRAKKYGKMAYIWINRNRLGLENMTQWQEEYFFRIFSSVALAMFTKMNSVFCIHFENFTENCWIKNNSLLNNNEVDDPYFWNKHPNKGIIMRFSSETISNDASRKDDDYLHITTYSASPNSFPGNEYWMKKISSNKDSTSYLASHSFIAELHNPLVNSRMVSGKNLHIAMEYDGLMHISKYSASELENRYKYFEET, from the exons atggaatttaGCGAAGTGGAAAGTCATTGTTACTACACGCATACATTCAATATGTTGCGATATGTTGATTGTTATAAATGtgttaaagatattttaactCAAAGTAAAGATATAGAAGTACCAAAAGCACATTCCATAAGGGAACTCATTGCTAATTCAGATGAGATGGGATTGAGATTTCCAAATGAGAGATACCGATTGAGAAATCAACCGCCAAGTAGTCATCCTTCAATTGAAGAAGAAGCCTCATCAGTATATCCATTCGTATTTGAGAATGTTTTTGTACTCTTCTGCAGATTTCTTgaacataaattgaaatatg GTTCcgaaattgaaaaaagtatttattcaggaatgaaaattgaagattttgttGAGAGATTGCTCGTGAAGAGATgtgtttcattttttggcaaaaagaaTCGCTTTCTTTTGCGCACAGGAGAAATTGGGAAtgataatttcaaattaatcgGAACTGATGACGAAGAACCACCTCTTGTAATGAGAGACTACCTCACATTGGATGAAATTAAACTTGCCTCCTTCATATCAATTTCATCCCGATCCAAAAATCAAGTTACAATTGGAATTTGTAGTTTGCAATTGGACAAAAAAGGACTCATGGACTATCAG gATATAATTCTGGGAAAGAGTCAAAATTGCCAAGAAAATGGTTACGGTCctaaaccgaaaaaaaattgttcagaagaaatggaaaagaattttcacagaag atcCCTTTGGAATGACTTTTACTCGCATAAAAGCCCAATATATGGGCATATTAACAAGAAAGGTGTACAACGCGCTGGATATAGAAGtccaaaaacattgaaaagctTTGTTAAAATTGAAGGGACTACCGACGTTTGTGATTGTAGTGCTTTAGAGAAAAGGTATTCTTCAATTATCTTCCCATTGCTAATTGAGAGCAATTCAAGAGCAAAAAAGTACGGCAAAATGGCATATATTTGGATAAATAGAAATCGTTTGGGGCTGGAAAATATGACACAATGGCAGGAAGAATACTTCTtccgaattttttcttcagtaGCACTAGCAATGTttacaaaaatgaattcagtattttgcatacattttgaaaatttcacggAAAATTGCTGGATTAAGAATAATTCTCTCTTGAATAACAACGAAGTCGACGATCCGTATTTTTGGAATAAGCACCCAAACAAAGGGATTATAATGAGATTTTCATCTGAAACCATCAGCAATGATGCTTCACGCAAAGATGATGACTATCTACATATTACGACTTATAGTGCAAGTCCAAATTCATTCCCAGGCAATGAATATTGGATG aagaaaatcTCCTCAAACAAGGATTCAACTTCTTATCTAGCGAGTCATTCTTTTATTGCAGAATTGCATAATCCACTTGTAAATAGCAGAATGGTCTCTGGGAAAAATTTACACATTGCAATGGAATACGATGGATTAATGCATATATCGAAATATTCTGCTAGTGAATTAGAAAATCGGTATAAATACTTCGAGGAGACGTAA
- the LOC129786061 gene encoding uncharacterized protein LOC129786061 isoform X2, translated as MANSNLTTTELQEKYSIYRDKGFGFVTQVPTEDFVKSLEDFHFKNQLKGRGNSSMDQKDPVIPVITEPVIHLYIKYLEYKNHYGSCVEKEIYRDMAVEDFIERLLVKAWITDKRSSCCTTKVIHAIGTEQESPSFAMKDYLTCDERKLASFISLSTKSGNKIIIGACNPQLNIKGLFDYQDIVISKSQNTKQNGYGVKPKRFSDSMLEITFNKRQIWCQFYQSRSLIYKHFDINQKRKFSEDRRFIIDPESNQFFDCSVLSKRYTIMIDAILLDSEARAKEMGKFANICISKADLQMTNLPIRHEKVFMETFDLRLMVLSWSTLFHVKSISFIGFNEEGFLKHDGIVNVEGLEYSSLYNKHPLKGIKIYFLGDYDETNKEEDTDISVKVFSKSNLFQRENLWIGQQSWISRLLIITTRFDVVNVGNFIRQKREILEENIRMHRRYEENSKENSLSN; from the exons ATGGCCAATTCAAATTTAACAACAACGGAACTCCAAGAAAAATATAGCATCTATCGTGATAAAGGATTTGGCTTTGTTACTCAAGTGCCAACGGAAGATTTTGTAAAGTCGctggaagattttcattttaaaaatcaattgaaaggAAGAGGAAACTCATCAATGGATCAAAAGGATCCTGTGATTCCTGTTATCACTGAGCCTGTAATTcatttatacataaaatacctggaatataaaaatcattacG GAAGTTGCgtagagaaagaaatttatcgCGATATGGCCGTTGAAGATTTCATTGAGAGATTGCTCGTAAAGGCATGGATAACTGATAAAAGAAGTTCATGTTGCACAACAAAAGTAATTCACGCAATTGGCACAGAACAAGAAAGCCCATCTTTTGCAATGAAAGACTATTTAACTTGTGATGAAAGAAAACTCGCATCGTTCATATCTCTCTCTACAAAGTCAGGGAATAAAATCATAATCGGTGCTTGTAATCCTCAATTGAACATAAAGGGATTATTCGATTATCAA GACATTGTAATTTCTAAATCCCAAAATACAAAGCAAAATGGATACGGTGTAAAACCAAAAAGATTTAGTGATTCAATGTTAGAAATCACTTTCAATAAGAGACAGATTTGGTGCCAATTTTATCAAAGTCGCAGTCTGATCTACAAGCATTTTGATATTAATCAGAAGAGGAAGTTTTCTGAAGATAGAAGATTTATAATTGACCCGGAGAGTAATCAGTTTTTTGACTGTTCTGTCCTATCTAAGAGATATACAATTATGATCGACGCAATACTGCTAGATAGCGAAGCTCGTGCCAAAGAGATGGGAAAATTCGCTAATATCTGTATTAGTAAAGCAG ATTTGCAGATGACCAATTTACCAATTCGGCATGAAAAAGTATTTATGGAAACATTTGACTTACGGCTAATGGTTCTAAGTTGGTCTACTCTTTTCCATGTTAAGAGTATCTCCTTTATTGGTTTTAACGAAGAAGGATTCTTGAAGCACGATGGAATTGTAAATGTTGAAGGACTTGAGTATTCTTCGCTTTATAACAAACATCCTTTAAAAGGAATCAAAATTTACTTTCTTGGAGATTATGATGAAACTAACAAGGAAGAAGACACTGATATTTCCGTCAAAGTTTTTTCAAAGAGCAATTTGTTTCAAAGg gaaaatttatggaTTGGCCAACAATCTTGGATCTCTAGGCTTTTGATAATTACAACACGATTTGATGTTGTTAACGTTGGAAATTTTATAAGGCAGAAAAGGGAAATTCTAGAGGAAAATATCAGAATGCACAGAagatatgaagaaaattccaaggaaaattctttatcaaattaa
- the LOC129786072 gene encoding acidic mammalian chitinase-like — protein sequence MKQIFLFVSFLAVVAPTLAATDTFFCYFATWATYRNGNGKVDVEDIDPNLCTHVIYTFVGLTSSGDVNLLDSWYDISLGGFSRFMNLKKQNPNLKLMVAMGGWNEGSTTYSNVANSPSLRAAMVSNVVAFCKRYGFDGFDLDWEYPGLRGGASTDRAAFIELLKDLRTRFNSEGLLLTTAVGASAHFLSSSYNAAEMAKYCHYILLMTYDLRSAYDGATGQNAPLYASSKESSGVSTYNVDAAVKAWIGAGADPARLVLGIPLYGKSFTLASSATNGLGARTTGPGPIGPYTQDPGTLNYIEICEKQQQGGWTTVWDNDQKVPYTYKGTEWIGYDNVESVKIKVDYAKSYNLGGVMIYSLEQDDIRGVCGGGKYPLMTAIKNSLGSSSGGGNPTTSTTTQTTTTTKGTTTTTTKGTTTTTRGTTTTTTPAPSPGGSVCQKTGYARDPNNCSLFYMCENNQYGGFKETQFDCKTLCFDLTKNVCNYCNQVSC from the exons ATGAAACAAATCTTCTTATTTGTGTCGTTTTTAGCGGTAGTGGCTCCTACCTTGGCTGCTACAG ATACTTTCTTCTGTTACTTTGCTACATGGGCAACGTATCGGAATGGAAATGGAAAAGTTGATGTTGAGGATATCGATCCGAATCTATGCACTCACGTAATTTACACCTTTGTGGGATTAACATCTTCAGGAGATGTGAATTTGCTGGATTCTTGGTATGACATAAGTCTAG gagGATTTTCGAGATTCATGAATTTGAAGAAACAGAACCCAAACCTAAAATTAATGGTGGCAATGGGTGGCTGGAATGAAGGTTCAACAACCTACTCTAATGTGGCTAATTCACCTAGCTTGCGTGCCGCCATGGTGTCAAATGTTGttgcattttgcaaaagataCGGATTTGATGGATTTGATCTAGATTGGGAGTATCCTGGTCTCCGAGGTGGTGCATCCACGGACAGG GCGGCTTTCATTGAGCTTTTAAAGGACTTAAGAACGAGGTTTAACAGTGAAGGATTACTTCTAACAACAGCCGTCGGAGCTTCAGCACACTTCCTGTCCTCATCCTACAATGCTGCCGAAATGGCAAa gTATTGTCACTACATATTGCTTATGACCTATGATTTACGCTCAGCATATGATGGAGCAACAGGACAAAATGCACCGCTTTATGCTAGTTCCAAAGAATCCTCTGGAGTTTCGACTTACAACGTT GATGCAGCCGTGAAGGCCTGGATTGGTGCAGGAGCAGATCCAGCACGTCTAGTACTTGGAATCCCCCTATATGGCAAATCGTTCACTTTAGCTAGTTCAGCTACCAATGGACTAGGTGCTCGCACAACCGGACCAGGACCTATAGGTCCCTACACTCAGGACCCAGGAACACTAAACTACATTGAG atatgtGAGAAGCAACAACAGGGTGGCTGGACTACTGTTTGGGACAATGATCAGAAAGTTCCCTATACTTATAAAGGAACCGAATGGATAGGTTACGATAATGTTGAATCCGTGAAGATAAAAGTGGATTATGCTAAATCCTACAACCTTGGTGGAGTTATGATCTATTCCCTGGAACAGGATGATATTCGTGGGGTTTGTGGAGGTGGAAAGTATCCACTGATGACGGCGATTAAAAATTCCCTGGGATCTAGTAGTGGGGGAGGTAATCCAACAACATCCACGACAACCCAAACGACGACTACTACGAAAGGAACCACAACCACAACTACGAAGGGTACTACAACCACTACCAGGGGGACAACTACTACCACAACCCCTGCCCCCTCCCCAGGAGGATCTGTGTGCCAAAAGACCGGATATGCTCGGGATCCCAACAACTGCAGCTTATTCTACATGTGCGAGAATAACCAATA TGGAGGATTCAAGGAGACACAGTTTGATTGCAAAACTCTGTGCTTCGATCTGACGAAGAATGTTTGCAATTACTGTAATCAAGTTAGTTGTTGA